In one Tripterygium wilfordii isolate XIE 37 chromosome 22, ASM1340144v1, whole genome shotgun sequence genomic region, the following are encoded:
- the LOC119992128 gene encoding ankyrin repeat domain-containing protein 30A translates to MEGAMATQKQIWEQQQSQLQRVKNSGLISMNGSPILDDKDEEISRSALAMFRAKEEEIERKKMEMRDKVQARLGRVEEETKRLAEIREELEDLVDPMRKDVAMLRKRIDTLNRELKPLGISCQKKEREYREVLEAYNEKNKEKAQLITKLVELVSESEKLRMKKLEELSKNIEMLH, encoded by the exons ATGGAGGGAGCAATGGCAACACAGAAACAGATATGGGAGCAGCAGCAATCACAGTTGCAGAGAGTGAAGAACTCAGGTCTTATCAGCATGAATGGAAGCCCAATTCTGGATGACAAGGATGAGGAGATATCAAGATCTGCATTGGCTATGTTCCGAGCGAAGGAAGAAGAGATTGAGAGGAAAAAGATGGAGATGAGAGACAAGGTTCAGGCTCGATTAGGCCGTGTTGAAGAAGAAACTAAACGCTTGGCTGAGATTCGAGAA GAGCTTGAAGATCTCGTAGATCCAATGAGGAAGGATGTAGCAATGTTGCGTAAAAGGATCGATACACTTAATCGCGAGTTAAAGCCTCTTGGGATAAGCTGCCAGAAGAAG GAAAGAGAATACAGAGAAGTCCTTGAAGCTTACAATGAGAAGAACAAGGAGAAAGCTCAACTTATTACCAAATTGGTGGAG CTGGTAAGTGAGAGTGAGAAGTTGAGGATGAAGAAGCTGGAGGAGCTAAGCAAGAATATTGAAATGCTACACTAA
- the LOC119991996 gene encoding histone deacetylase 9-like → MRSKERISYFYDGDVGSVYFGPNHPMKPHRLCMTHHLVLSYDLHKKMEIYRPHKAYPVELAQFHSADYVEFLHRITPDTLHLFSSDLARYNLGEDCPVFDNLFEFCQIYAGGTIDAARRLNNQLCDIAINWAGGLHHAKKCAASGFCYINDLVLGILELLKYHARVLYIDIDVHHGDGVEEAFYFTDRVMTVSFHKYGDLYFPGTGDVKEVGEREGKFYAINVPLKDGIDDTSFIQLFKAIISKVVETYQPGVVVLQCGADSLAGDRLGCFNLSIDGHAECVKFVKKFNLALLVTGGGGYTKENVARCWTVETGVLLDTELPNEIPDNEYIKYFAPDHSLKIPSGHIENLNSKSYLSTIKMQVLENLRYIQHAPSVQMQEVPPDFYIPDFDEDDQNPDERMNQHTQDKQIQREDEYYEGDNDNDHHMDNS, encoded by the exons ATGCGCTCGAAAGAAAGAATTTCCTATTTCTACGACG GGGATGTTGGAAGCGTTTACTTTGGTCCAAACCACCCCATGAAACCACACCGGCTCTGTATGACCCACCATCTGGTCCTCTCATACGACCTCCACAAGAAGATGGAAATTTAT CGGCCGCACAAGGCATATCCAGTTGAGCTTGCCCAATTTCACTCAGCAGATTATGTTGAATTTTTACATAGAATCACTCCCGATACTCTACATTTGTTCTCCAGTGATTTGGCCAGAT ATAATCTTGGAGAAGATTGTCCTGTCTTCgataatttatttgaattttgccAAATATATGCTGGTGGAACAATAG ATGCCGCACGTAGATTGAACAATCAACTATGTGACATTGCTATTAATTGGGCTGGTGGATTACACCATGCCAAGAAGTGTGCAGCGTCGGGCTTCTGTTACATCAATGATCTGGTTTTAGGGATCTTGGAGCTTCTCAAGTATCATGCCCGTGTTTTATATATTGACATAGATGTGCATCATGGTGATGGAGTTGAAGAAGCTTTTTATTTCACAGACAG GGTGATGACTGTTAGTTTTCACAAGTATGGGGATTTATACTTTCCTGGAACTGGTGATGTTAAG GAAGTAGGAGAACGGGAAGGAAAGTTCTATGCCATAAATGTACCCCTCAAGGATGGGATAGATGACACTAGCTTCATCCAACTTTTCAAGGCG ATTATCTCCAAGGTTGTTGAAACCTATCAACCAGGTGTGGTAGTTCTCCAATGTGGGGCAGATTCACTTGCTGGGGACCGCTTGGGCTGCTTCAATCTCTCTATTGATG GGCATGCTGAATGTGTCAAGTTtgtgaaaaaattcaatttgGCCTTACTG GTTACTGGAGGTGGGGGTTACACAAAAGAGAATGTTGCTCGATGCTGGACTGTTGAAACAGGAGTGCTTTTAGACACAGAACTTCCTAATG AAATCCCAGACAACgagtatataaaatattttgccCCAGATCACTCTTTGAAGATTCCAAGCGGACACATA GAGAATTTAAATAGCAAATCATATCTTAGCACAATCAAAATGCAAGTGTTGGAGAATCTTCGCTACATCCAACATGCTCCTAGCGTACAGATGCAAGAG GTTCCACCTGACTTTTATATCCCTGATTTTGATGAAGATGACCAGAACCCCGACGAACGCATGAATC AGCACACCCAGGACAAGCAAATACAGCGTGAAGATGAATATTACGAGGGAGACAATGATAATGATCATCACATGGACAATTCATGA